From Diaminobutyricibacter sp. McL0608, one genomic window encodes:
- the rplF gene encoding 50S ribosomal protein L6, with protein sequence MSRIGRLPIDIPTGVDVKIDGQAVTVKGPKGELSLTVANPIEVKLEEGQVLVTRPDDERSSRSLHGLTRTLINNQIIGVTQGYTKGLEIVGTGYRVAQKGSAVEFALGFSHPVTVEPPAGISLTVEGNNKLTVSGIDKQAVGEVAANIRKIRKPEPYKGKGVRYAGEVVRRKAGKAGK encoded by the coding sequence ATGTCGCGTATTGGAAGACTGCCCATCGACATCCCTACCGGGGTCGATGTGAAGATCGACGGCCAGGCCGTCACGGTCAAGGGCCCGAAGGGTGAGCTCTCGCTCACCGTCGCGAACCCCATCGAGGTCAAGCTCGAAGAGGGCCAGGTGCTCGTCACCCGTCCGGACGACGAGCGCAGCTCGCGTTCGCTCCACGGCCTGACCCGCACCCTGATCAACAACCAGATCATCGGCGTCACCCAGGGTTACACCAAGGGACTCGAGATCGTCGGCACCGGTTACCGCGTCGCGCAGAAGGGCAGCGCGGTCGAGTTCGCGCTCGGCTTCTCGCACCCGGTCACGGTCGAGCCGCCGGCGGGCATCAGCCTGACGGTCGAGGGCAACAACAAGCTCACGGTCAGCGGCATCGACAAGCAGGCCGTCGGCGAGGTCGCCGCCAACATCCGCAAGATTCGCAAGCCCGAGCCCTACAAGGGCAAGGGTGTGCGTTACGCCGGCGAGGTTGTCCGCCGCAAGGCCGGAAAGGCTGGTAAGTAA
- the rpsH gene encoding 30S ribosomal protein S8: protein MTMTDPVADMLTRLRNANSAHHDTVSMPHSKLKAHIADILKAEGYISGWEVTDARVGQTLTLSLKFGPNRERSIAGIKRVSKPGLRVYAKSTEIPKVLGGLGVAILSTSSGLLTDRQAEKKGVGGEVLAYVW, encoded by the coding sequence ATGACAATGACAGATCCGGTCGCAGACATGCTGACCAGACTGCGCAACGCGAACTCGGCACACCACGACACCGTGTCGATGCCGCACTCGAAGCTCAAGGCGCACATCGCCGACATTCTCAAGGCCGAGGGATACATCTCCGGCTGGGAGGTCACGGATGCGCGGGTCGGCCAGACGCTGACGCTGAGCCTCAAGTTCGGACCGAACCGTGAGCGTTCCATCGCCGGCATCAAGCGCGTCTCGAAGCCCGGTCTTCGCGTCTACGCGAAGTCCACGGAGATCCCCAAGGTTCTCGGAGGGCTCGGCGTCGCCATCCTGTCCACCTCCTCCGGTCTGCTGACTGACCGCCAGGCTGAGAAGAAGGGCGTGGGTGGGGAAGTCCTCGCCTACGTGTGGTAG
- the rplE gene encoding 50S ribosomal protein L5, translated as MSDTTAVAGKIQPRLKEKYKNEISATLSKDLGFTNPHQVPGLVKIVVNMGVGEAARDGKIIDGAVADLTKITGQKPQVTKARKSIAQFKLREGQPIGAHVTLRGDRMWEFLDRLLSLALPRIRDFRGLSDKQFDGTGNYTFGLTEQSMFHEIDQDKIDRVRGMDITVVTTAKNDDEGRALLKQLGFPFRSNEATN; from the coding sequence ATGAGCGACACCACAGCGGTGGCTGGCAAAATCCAGCCGCGTCTCAAAGAGAAGTACAAGAACGAGATCTCTGCGACGCTGAGCAAGGACCTCGGCTTCACCAACCCGCACCAGGTGCCGGGTCTCGTGAAGATCGTCGTCAACATGGGCGTCGGCGAAGCAGCACGCGATGGCAAGATCATCGACGGCGCTGTCGCCGACCTGACCAAGATCACCGGTCAGAAGCCGCAGGTCACCAAGGCACGCAAGTCCATCGCGCAGTTCAAGCTGCGTGAGGGCCAGCCCATCGGCGCACACGTCACGCTTCGTGGCGACCGCATGTGGGAGTTCCTCGACCGCCTGCTCTCGCTCGCACTTCCCCGCATCCGCGACTTCCGTGGCCTTTCGGACAAGCAGTTCGACGGCACCGGCAACTACACGTTCGGTCTCACGGAGCAGTCGATGTTCCACGAGATCGACCAGGACAAGATCGACCGCGTCCGCGGCATGGACATCACTGTGGTGACCACCGCGAAGAACGACGACGAAGGCCGCGCGCTGCTCAAGCAGCTCGGCTTCCCGTTCCGTTCCAACGAGGCCACGAACTAG
- the rplX gene encoding 50S ribosomal protein L24 — translation MAKNIKKGDLVEVISGASQARGGDKGKQGRVIEVQVEKDRVIVEGVNFVTKHVRVGQTQRGTKTGGIETHEAPIHVSNVALVDPETKKPTRVGFRSETVTKDGVSKTVRVRYAKKSGKDL, via the coding sequence ATGGCGAAGAACATCAAGAAGGGCGACCTGGTCGAGGTCATCTCCGGCGCGAGCCAGGCTCGTGGAGGCGACAAAGGCAAGCAGGGTCGCGTCATCGAGGTGCAGGTCGAGAAGGACCGCGTCATCGTCGAGGGCGTCAACTTCGTCACCAAGCACGTGCGTGTCGGACAGACGCAGCGTGGCACGAAGACCGGCGGCATCGAAACGCACGAGGCTCCGATCCACGTTTCGAACGTGGCACTCGTCGACCCAGAGACCAAGAAGCCGACGCGCGTCGGCTTCCGCAGCGAAACCGTGACGAAGGACGGCGTCTCCAAGACGGTCCGTGTTCGTTACGCCAAGAAGTCAGGTAAGGACCTGTAA
- the rplN gene encoding 50S ribosomal protein L14, giving the protein MIQQESRLKVADNTGAKELLTIRVLGGSGRRYAGLGDVIVATVKDAIPGGNVKKGDVVKAVIVRVVKQTRRADGSYIKFDENAAVILKNDGDPRGTRIFGPVGRELRDKKFMKIISLAPEVI; this is encoded by the coding sequence GTGATTCAGCAGGAGTCCCGGCTCAAGGTCGCCGATAACACGGGCGCCAAGGAGCTGCTGACCATCCGCGTGCTGGGTGGTTCGGGTCGTCGTTACGCGGGCCTGGGTGACGTCATCGTCGCCACGGTCAAGGACGCGATTCCCGGCGGCAACGTCAAGAAGGGCGACGTCGTCAAGGCTGTCATCGTGCGCGTGGTCAAGCAGACACGCCGTGCCGACGGCTCGTACATCAAGTTCGATGAGAACGCTGCAGTGATCCTGAAGAACGACGGTGACCCCCGCGGCACCCGTATCTTCGGACCGGTCGGTCGCGAACTCCGCGACAAGAAGTTCATGAAGATCATCTCGCTGGCACCGGAGGTTATCTAA
- the rpsQ gene encoding 30S ribosomal protein S17, translating to MAQTTKATAEETVAAEALVRGYRKARRGYVVSDKMDKTIVVEVEDRVKHPLYGKVIRRTSKVKAHDEANSAGIGDLVLISETRPLSASKRWRLVEILEKAK from the coding sequence ATGGCACAGACCACCAAGGCCACGGCCGAAGAGACGGTGGCCGCCGAGGCTCTCGTCCGCGGCTACCGCAAGGCCCGTCGCGGTTACGTCGTCAGCGACAAGATGGACAAGACCATCGTCGTCGAGGTCGAAGACCGCGTGAAGCACCCGCTGTACGGCAAGGTCATCCGCCGCACCTCGAAGGTGAAGGCACACGATGAGGCGAACAGCGCCGGCATCGGCGACCTCGTCCTCATCAGCGAGACCCGTCCCCTGAGCGCCTCGAAGCGTTGGCGCCTCGTTGAGATTTTGGAGAAGGCCAAGTGA
- the rpmC gene encoding 50S ribosomal protein L29 codes for MAIGSKELAPTELDTFEDERLVDELKKAKEELFNLRFQSATGQLESHGRLRAVKRDIARIYTVIRERELGIRATPAPVEVVAKADKKPKAKKEAAPAAAEAAETEEAN; via the coding sequence ATGGCGATCGGATCCAAGGAGCTCGCACCCACCGAGCTCGACACCTTTGAAGACGAGCGACTCGTCGACGAGCTGAAGAAGGCCAAGGAAGAGCTGTTCAACCTGCGCTTCCAGTCGGCTACCGGCCAGCTCGAGAGCCACGGCCGACTTCGTGCCGTCAAGCGCGACATCGCTCGCATCTACACGGTCATTCGTGAGCGTGAGCTCGGCATCCGCGCGACCCCGGCCCCGGTCGAGGTCGTCGCGAAGGCCGACAAGAAGCCCAAGGCCAAGAAGGAAGCTGCTCCGGCGGCTGCCGAGGCCGCTGAAACCGAGGAGGCCAACTAA
- the rplP gene encoding 50S ribosomal protein L16, giving the protein MLIPRRVKHRKQHHPGRSGQATGGTKVSFGEYGIQALTPAYVTNRQIESARIAMTRHIKRGGKVWINIYPDRPLTKKPAETRMGSGKGSPEWWVANVKPGRVLFELSGVNETIAREAMTRAIHKLPLKARIIKREEGDA; this is encoded by the coding sequence ATGTTGATCCCACGCAGAGTCAAGCACCGCAAGCAGCACCACCCCGGCCGTAGTGGCCAGGCGACCGGTGGCACGAAGGTCTCCTTCGGCGAGTACGGCATCCAGGCCCTTACTCCCGCGTACGTGACCAACCGTCAGATCGAGTCCGCTCGTATCGCCATGACGCGTCACATCAAGCGTGGTGGAAAGGTGTGGATCAACATCTACCCCGACCGTCCGCTCACGAAGAAGCCGGCCGAAACCCGCATGGGTTCCGGTAAGGGTTCGCCGGAGTGGTGGGTCGCAAACGTCAAGCCGGGTCGCGTGCTCTTCGAGCTGAGCGGTGTCAACGAGACCATCGCCCGTGAGGCCATGACCCGTGCAATCCACAAGCTGCCCCTCAAGGCACGCATCATCAAGCGCGAGGAGGGCGACGCATAA
- the rpsC gene encoding 30S ribosomal protein S3 — MGQKVNPYGFRLGITTDHVSRWFSDSTKPGQRYSDFVAEDVKIRRLLQTSLDRAGVSRIEIERTRDRVRVDIHTARPGIVIGRRGAEAERIRADLEKLTSKQIQLNILEVKNPEADAQLVAQGIAEQLSARVAFRRAMRKGLQGAQRAGAKGVRIQVSGRLGGAEMSRSEFYREGRVPLHTLRANIDYGFYEAKTTFGRIGVKVWIYKGDITNKELAREQANTKSVRPERNSDRPRRGARTNAPEAAPVAAGVEA; from the coding sequence ATGGGTCAGAAAGTCAATCCATACGGCTTCCGTCTGGGAATCACCACCGACCACGTGTCGCGTTGGTTCTCGGACAGCACCAAGCCGGGTCAGCGTTACAGCGACTTCGTCGCTGAAGACGTCAAGATCCGTCGTCTGCTGCAGACGTCGCTCGACCGCGCGGGTGTCTCGCGCATCGAGATCGAGCGCACCCGTGACCGCGTCCGCGTCGACATCCACACCGCCCGCCCGGGCATCGTGATCGGTCGTCGTGGCGCCGAGGCCGAGCGCATCCGTGCCGACCTCGAGAAGCTCACGAGCAAGCAGATCCAGCTGAACATCCTCGAGGTGAAGAACCCGGAGGCCGACGCACAGCTGGTCGCCCAGGGCATCGCCGAGCAGCTCTCCGCACGTGTGGCATTCCGTCGCGCGATGCGCAAGGGCCTGCAGGGTGCACAGCGTGCCGGCGCCAAGGGTGTCCGCATCCAGGTCTCCGGCCGCCTCGGCGGCGCCGAGATGAGCCGCTCAGAGTTCTACCGCGAGGGTCGCGTGCCGCTGCACACGCTCCGCGCGAACATCGACTACGGCTTCTACGAGGCGAAGACCACCTTCGGTCGTATCGGCGTGAAGGTGTGGATCTACAAGGGCGACATCACGAACAAGGAACTCGCTCGCGAGCAGGCCAACACCAAGTCGGTCCGCCCCGAGCGGAACAGCGACCGTCCGCGTCGCGGCGCGCGTACCAACGCGCCCGAGGCCGCGCCCGTCGCAGCAGGAGTTGAGGCATAA
- the rplV gene encoding 50S ribosomal protein L22: MVESIARVRHIRVTPQKARRVVNLIRGKQAQEALAILKFAPQGASEPVYKLVASAIANARVKADASNTYLDEQDLYVSRAFVDEGTTLKRFQPRAQGRAFRINKRTSHITVVLATPDEVEAAKPAKTASTAKKASK, translated from the coding sequence ATGGTGGAGTCGATCGCACGCGTGCGTCACATCCGCGTGACCCCCCAGAAGGCTCGTCGCGTCGTCAACCTGATCCGCGGCAAGCAGGCACAGGAGGCCCTGGCCATCCTGAAGTTCGCACCCCAGGGTGCGAGCGAGCCGGTGTACAAGCTCGTCGCCTCGGCGATCGCCAACGCGCGTGTCAAGGCCGATGCTTCGAACACCTACCTGGACGAGCAGGACCTGTACGTGAGCCGCGCATTCGTGGATGAGGGCACGACCCTCAAGCGCTTCCAGCCGCGTGCTCAGGGCCGGGCCTTCCGTATCAACAAGCGCACCAGCCACATCACGGTCGTCCTTGCGACGCCGGACGAGGTTGAAGCCGCCAAGCCGGCCAAGACCGCCAGCACAGCGAAGAAGGCGAGCAAGTAA
- the rpsS gene encoding 30S ribosomal protein S19, whose amino-acid sequence MPRSLKKGPFVDDHLLRKVVSANEANSKNVIKTWSRRSMIIPAMLGHTIAVHDGRKHIPVFVTETMVGHKLGEFAPTRTFRGHVKDDKKGRRR is encoded by the coding sequence ATGCCACGCAGTCTCAAGAAGGGCCCCTTCGTTGACGACCACCTGCTCCGCAAGGTTGTCTCGGCGAATGAAGCCAACAGCAAGAACGTCATCAAGACCTGGTCGCGCCGTTCGATGATCATCCCGGCCATGCTGGGTCACACCATCGCGGTGCACGACGGTCGCAAGCACATCCCGGTGTTCGTCACCGAGACCATGGTCGGGCACAAGCTCGGCGAGTTTGCACCCACCCGCACCTTCCGTGGACACGTGAAGGACGACAAGAAGGGTCGCCGCCGCTAA
- the rplB gene encoding 50S ribosomal protein L2 codes for MAIRKYKPTTPGRRGSSVADFAEITRSTPEKSLLRPLSKTGGRNNQGRITTRHIGGGHKRQYRVIDFRRNDKDGVNAKVAHIEYDPNRTARIALLHYVDGTKRYILAPNKLSQGDIVESGAGADIKPGNNLPLRNIPTGTVIHAIELKPGGGAKMARSAGVSVRLVAKDGPYAQLRLPSGEIRNVDARCRATVGEVGNAEQSNINWGKAGRMRWKGVRPTVRGVAMNPIDHPHGGGEGKTSGGRHPVSPWGQKEGRTRHPNKESDKLIVRRRTAGKKRK; via the coding sequence ATGGCTATTCGTAAGTACAAGCCCACGACCCCTGGTCGTCGTGGATCGAGCGTCGCGGACTTCGCGGAGATCACGCGCTCGACTCCTGAGAAGTCGCTGCTCCGTCCGCTCTCCAAGACCGGCGGCCGCAACAACCAGGGTCGCATCACGACCCGTCACATCGGTGGTGGCCACAAGCGCCAGTACCGCGTGATCGACTTCCGTCGCAACGACAAGGATGGCGTCAACGCCAAGGTCGCCCACATCGAGTACGACCCCAACCGCACGGCGCGCATCGCGCTCCTGCACTACGTCGACGGCACGAAGCGCTACATTCTGGCGCCGAACAAGCTGTCGCAGGGTGACATCGTCGAGTCGGGTGCCGGCGCGGACATCAAGCCGGGCAACAACCTGCCGCTGCGTAACATCCCGACCGGTACCGTCATCCACGCGATCGAGCTGAAGCCGGGCGGCGGAGCCAAGATGGCCCGTTCTGCCGGAGTTTCGGTCCGACTCGTCGCCAAGGACGGCCCCTACGCCCAGCTGCGTCTCCCCTCGGGCGAGATCCGCAACGTCGACGCGCGCTGCCGCGCCACGGTGGGCGAGGTCGGTAACGCCGAGCAGTCCAACATCAACTGGGGCAAGGCCGGCCGTATGCGCTGGAAGGGCGTCCGCCCGACCGTGCGTGGTGTCGCAATGAACCCGATCGACCACCCGCACGGTGGTGGTGAGGGCAAGACCTCCGGTGGACGTCACCCGGTCAGCCCGTGGGGCCAGAAAGAAGGCCGCACGCGTCATCCCAACAAGGAAAGCGACAAGCTCATCGTTCGTCGCCGTACCGCCGGCAAGAAGCGTAAGTAG
- the rplW gene encoding 50S ribosomal protein L23, with amino-acid sequence MTAINKDPRDIIIAPVVSEKSYGLIDEGKYTFIVDPRSNKTEIKLAIEKIFKVEVASINTLNRTGKTRRTKFGLGKRKDTKRAIVTLKSGSIDIFTAVG; translated from the coding sequence ATGACCGCTATCAACAAGGACCCGCGCGACATCATCATCGCCCCGGTCGTATCCGAGAAGAGCTACGGCCTGATCGACGAAGGCAAATACACCTTCATCGTCGACCCCCGCTCGAACAAGACCGAGATCAAGCTCGCCATCGAGAAGATCTTCAAGGTCGAGGTCGCTTCGATCAACACCCTGAACCGTACGGGCAAGACGCGCCGCACCAAGTTCGGACTCGGTAAGCGCAAGGACACGAAGCGTGCGATCGTCACGCTGAAGTCCGGTTCCATCGACATCTTCACGGCAGTTGGCTAA
- the rplD gene encoding 50S ribosomal protein L4 gives MATSIDVVDVKGKKAGSVELPADLFDVQTNIPLIHQVVVAQLAAARQGTHKTKGRGEVSGAGRKPFKQKGTGRARQGSIRAPQMTGGGIVHGPTPRSYAQRTPKKMIAAALLGALSDRARGDRLHVVESLALGEAPSTKAVVELLSGIASSKHVLVVLERNDEVSLKSVRNIPTVHVLPYDQLNAYDVLVSDDIVFTKGAFDSFVAGPAKGKSVKAVASQKEAEEVSA, from the coding sequence ATGGCTACCTCGATTGACGTCGTCGACGTGAAGGGTAAGAAGGCCGGCTCCGTGGAGCTGCCCGCCGACCTGTTCGACGTCCAGACCAACATCCCGCTGATCCACCAGGTCGTCGTCGCCCAGCTCGCAGCAGCGCGCCAGGGCACGCACAAGACCAAGGGTCGTGGCGAGGTTTCCGGCGCAGGCCGCAAGCCGTTCAAGCAGAAGGGAACCGGTCGCGCTCGTCAGGGCTCGATCCGCGCCCCTCAGATGACCGGTGGTGGCATCGTCCACGGACCGACGCCGCGCAGCTACGCTCAGCGCACCCCCAAGAAGATGATCGCCGCGGCGCTCCTCGGGGCACTCTCCGACCGCGCTCGCGGTGACCGCCTGCACGTCGTCGAGTCGCTCGCCCTGGGCGAGGCTCCCTCGACCAAGGCTGTCGTCGAGCTGCTCTCGGGCATCGCGTCATCGAAGCACGTCCTGGTGGTTCTCGAGCGCAACGACGAGGTCAGCCTCAAGAGCGTCCGCAACATCCCGACCGTTCACGTTCTGCCCTACGACCAGCTGAACGCCTACGACGTGCTCGTCTCCGACGACATCGTCTTCACCAAGGGCGCATTCGACTCGTTCGTCGCCGGGCCCGCCAAGGGCAAGTCGGTCAAGGCCGTCGCCAGCCAGAAGGAAGCTGAGGAGGTCAGCGCATGA
- the rplC gene encoding 50S ribosomal protein L3: MSNTETKTVKGLLGKKLGMTQVWDENNKLIPVTVIEITPNVVTQIRTPEVDGYNAVQIAYGQIDPRKVNKPATGHFDKAGVTPRRHLTEVRTADAADFSAGQELTVEGTFEAGQLVDVVGTSKGKGFAGVMKRHNFKGVSSSHGSHRNHRKPGSIGASSTPSRVFKGMRMAGRMGGERVTVLNLKVQAVDAEKGLLLVKGAVPGARGRIVFVRNAVKGA; the protein is encoded by the coding sequence ATGTCTAACACTGAGACCAAGACCGTGAAGGGACTGCTGGGCAAGAAGCTCGGCATGACCCAGGTGTGGGACGAGAACAACAAGCTCATCCCCGTCACCGTCATCGAGATCACGCCCAACGTCGTGACGCAGATCCGTACGCCCGAGGTCGACGGCTACAACGCCGTGCAGATCGCGTACGGCCAGATCGATCCGCGCAAGGTGAACAAGCCGGCCACCGGCCACTTCGACAAGGCAGGCGTCACGCCCCGTCGTCACCTCACCGAAGTCCGCACCGCCGATGCCGCTGACTTCAGCGCCGGCCAGGAGCTCACCGTCGAGGGCACCTTCGAGGCCGGCCAGCTGGTCGACGTCGTGGGAACCTCGAAGGGCAAGGGCTTCGCGGGTGTCATGAAGCGCCACAACTTCAAGGGTGTCTCGTCTTCGCACGGTTCGCACCGCAACCACCGCAAGCCGGGTTCCATCGGCGCCTCCTCGACCCCGAGCCGTGTCTTCAAGGGCATGCGCATGGCCGGTCGCATGGGTGGCGAGCGCGTGACCGTCCTGAACCTCAAGGTCCAGGCCGTCGACGCCGAGAAGGGCCTGCTGCTGGTCAAGGGCGCCGTTCCCGGCGCGCGCGGCCGCATCGTATTCGTTCGCAACGCAGTGAAGGGGGCCTAG
- the rpsJ gene encoding 30S ribosomal protein S10, with protein MAGQKIRIRLKSYDHEVIDTSARKIVDTVTRAGATVVGPVPLPTEKNVVCVIRSPHKYKDSREHFEMRTHKRLIDIIDPTPKAVDSLMRLDLPADVNIEIKL; from the coding sequence ATGGCGGGACAGAAGATCCGCATTCGACTTAAGTCGTATGACCACGAGGTCATCGACACCTCGGCGCGCAAGATCGTCGACACCGTGACCCGTGCGGGCGCGACCGTCGTCGGCCCCGTGCCGCTTCCGACCGAGAAGAACGTGGTGTGTGTCATCCGTTCTCCCCACAAGTACAAGGACAGCCGGGAGCACTTCGAAATGCGCACCCACAAGCGTCTGATCGACATCATCGACCCGACGCCCAAGGCCGTCGACTCGCTCATGCGTCTCGACCTGCCGGCGGACGTCAACATCGAGATCAAGCTCTGA
- a CDS encoding DUF11 domain-containing protein: MPGQKINYVITVTNTGGTLPASLTITDHLNKAFTNAAFTGTLDASSGTAAFQSTDLIWTLTSFSGPQTLKYSLIVDKNAFNVDIHNVLVVPSGGTCVSTCTTDNFTPHFTLQKSSDPASGSTVDPGQTVNYTLSAHNDSQATLTGGTAVDSLSGVLGAASLVTPLPAGVTFDSGTQKLTWTIPDLAPGATATVTYSVVVGASSAGLTLTNVVKPGPGGTCPYDSYGNTGSGGTPPTCTTTLKVNQSRAVPHWILVKTSDPASGSVVEPGQTIAYTLTATNDSAATVAGATASDDLTNVLTHAALTGALPAGLVLTASGTSLTWTIPTLAPGASASVTFTVKVDADAANVSIDNVAIPGSGGSCPYPDGENSASCTTTHHVPEIDLSIVKTHTTDQGGVVDSGKGEIITYTLTVHNAGPDAATGVVVTDTIPTGLTYVSGSAVMPAGWTVDVTNGVVTAHHPATFPSGTTAVITFQATVGTLDRSGPTVPFPDIVNSTCVTGTEHDSDSTNNCSTDKTHVKSIAVNVQSLCVNDAPLVSYSVTPNHVSATPTIALIWWTPSAYAGRDPSIPAADQAALLADGASQVDYIPVPAGWVNGQTISGTQLWPGAGVDASGRGNAWPGWRQLPDGTWVLDPAAPFYDIRNDAVVEVRINPTTASTVAYPPPSTHCTPTNPTPPTSTAGNELASTGTDITGPLITGGLLLSLGAAMLMLVRRRRPGRAE, from the coding sequence ATGCCGGGCCAGAAGATCAACTATGTGATCACGGTCACCAACACCGGCGGAACCCTGCCGGCGTCGCTCACGATCACCGACCACCTGAACAAGGCGTTCACCAACGCTGCCTTCACGGGCACGCTCGATGCATCCTCCGGCACGGCCGCGTTCCAGAGCACCGATCTGATCTGGACCTTGACCTCGTTCAGCGGCCCGCAGACGCTCAAGTACTCACTGATCGTCGACAAGAACGCCTTCAACGTGGACATCCACAACGTCCTCGTCGTACCCTCTGGCGGAACCTGCGTCTCTACGTGCACGACGGACAACTTCACGCCGCACTTCACCCTGCAGAAGTCTTCTGACCCTGCGAGCGGATCGACGGTTGACCCGGGCCAGACGGTCAACTACACCCTGTCCGCGCACAACGACTCGCAGGCGACCCTCACCGGTGGCACAGCGGTCGACAGCCTCTCGGGCGTGCTGGGCGCTGCGTCTCTGGTGACTCCGCTTCCGGCGGGCGTCACGTTCGATTCAGGCACGCAGAAGCTGACGTGGACCATCCCCGACCTGGCGCCGGGAGCCACGGCCACCGTGACCTACTCCGTCGTCGTGGGCGCGAGCTCGGCCGGCCTGACGCTGACGAATGTGGTCAAGCCGGGACCCGGCGGCACCTGCCCGTACGACTCCTACGGCAACACGGGGTCGGGCGGAACGCCGCCGACGTGCACGACGACGCTGAAGGTGAACCAGAGTCGTGCCGTCCCGCACTGGATCCTCGTCAAGACGTCGGACCCGGCGAGCGGATCGGTGGTCGAGCCCGGCCAGACGATCGCGTACACCCTCACCGCGACGAACGACTCCGCCGCGACGGTCGCGGGAGCTACCGCGAGTGACGACCTCACGAACGTGCTGACCCACGCAGCGCTCACCGGAGCGCTACCTGCCGGCCTCGTGCTCACCGCATCCGGAACGTCGCTGACCTGGACCATCCCGACGCTCGCGCCGGGGGCGTCAGCATCCGTCACCTTCACCGTGAAGGTGGATGCGGATGCGGCCAATGTCTCGATCGACAACGTCGCCATCCCGGGCAGCGGAGGAAGCTGCCCCTATCCGGACGGCGAGAACAGCGCATCGTGCACGACCACGCACCACGTGCCGGAAATCGACCTGAGCATCGTCAAGACGCACACCACTGATCAAGGCGGAGTCGTCGACTCCGGCAAAGGCGAGATCATCACGTACACCCTCACCGTGCACAACGCGGGTCCGGATGCTGCAACAGGCGTCGTCGTCACTGACACCATCCCTACTGGACTGACCTACGTCTCCGGTTCGGCGGTCATGCCCGCCGGCTGGACGGTCGACGTCACCAACGGTGTCGTGACGGCGCACCATCCAGCGACGTTCCCCTCGGGAACCACCGCGGTGATCACGTTCCAGGCGACGGTCGGCACGCTCGATCGCTCGGGTCCGACCGTGCCGTTCCCTGACATCGTGAACTCGACGTGCGTCACTGGAACCGAGCACGACTCCGACTCGACGAACAACTGCTCCACGGACAAGACACACGTGAAGTCCATCGCGGTCAACGTCCAGTCCCTCTGCGTGAACGACGCGCCGCTCGTCTCGTATTCGGTCACTCCGAACCACGTGAGCGCGACGCCGACGATCGCACTGATCTGGTGGACCCCGTCAGCGTACGCGGGTCGTGATCCGTCCATCCCGGCGGCCGACCAGGCGGCGCTGCTCGCCGACGGGGCGTCCCAGGTCGACTACATCCCCGTTCCCGCAGGCTGGGTGAACGGCCAGACGATCTCGGGAACGCAGCTGTGGCCGGGGGCCGGCGTGGACGCATCGGGACGCGGGAACGCGTGGCCGGGATGGCGGCAGCTTCCTGACGGAACCTGGGTCCTCGACCCTGCTGCCCCGTTCTACGACATCCGGAACGACGCGGTCGTCGAAGTGAGGATCAACCCGACCACGGCATCCACGGTCGCGTACCCGCCGCCCTCGACGCACTGCACTCCGACGAACCCGACGCCTCCGACCTCGACGGCCGGCAACGAGCTCGCCTCGACCGGAACGGACATCACAGGCCCGCTGATCACCGGAGGACTGCTGCTCAGCCTCGGCGCTGCGATGCTGATGCTGGTGCGCCGTCGCCGTCCCGGACGCGCAGAGTGA